A part of Limihaloglobus sulfuriphilus genomic DNA contains:
- a CDS encoding symporter small accessory protein, whose translation MFGLEDAGILAAYLLCIVSCLIGVAYGIINWNKGAEPLNAADIEWAHGQKEADEEI comes from the coding sequence ATGTTTGGACTTGAAGATGCCGGAATTTTGGCAGCTTACCTGCTGTGCATTGTAAGTTGTTTAATTGGGGTCGCTTACGGCATAATTAACTGGAATAAAGGTGCCGAGCCGCTGAATGCCGCAGACATTGAATGGGCACATGGGCAAAAAGAGGCGGACGAAGAAATATAG
- a CDS encoding cache domain-containing protein, with protein MKDHHLRSHLLLSFFLLILFIVLIIGVFAYYFVQNDVISRGQRQVTTAINSAQSVYSEYIDQIGTLMDVAGENCDLNELKKTLDLDYIYEVPAQESDKLTSEIARKAAKGEKTGGTRIIAFEELKLRLPNEADDLTIKIIDTPKSRPCSLKELKSVMAIEYAIPIYGSSNEIKKIRCAGRIINKDFSIIDRIHGLVFEKRTYKNKPTGTVTIFQDDVRISTNVLNNQNKRAIGTRVSQEVYQKTVLQGRSFRDRAFVVTDWYLTHYEPIKNINDEIIGILYVGILEMPFNDLKRNVLLVFGGVIVLSVALAFLLAYFLVMRVVTPVENLIEAKNRLSEGDLEHRISIKSHICEFNQLFNSFNQMAEKVHQRDITLQSAKERAEDLNRRYVDLLGFVSHEFKGILSSVILNVYSLRQGLLGPVSPVQETTLDSIANNLDYLTGTVKNFLNLSRLENNRLETHKSRLHIKANLFDVSLEAFYSQIKKKNIEVINNIEPEAVIEADPSLMQVVANNLVNNAVKYGREDGRIILSSKQDGSETVITVYNDGKPISEEDIGKLFKKFSRVLYEGMEKIKGSGIGLFITKEIIEKHGGRIWVEPGKKGNSFIFTLKS; from the coding sequence ATGAAAGACCATCACCTTAGATCGCACCTGCTTCTTTCATTTTTTCTGCTTATATTGTTCATAGTGCTCATCATAGGGGTATTTGCATACTACTTTGTACAGAATGATGTAATCTCCAGAGGTCAGAGACAGGTTACAACCGCTATCAATTCGGCGCAGTCAGTCTATTCTGAATACATAGACCAAATCGGCACATTGATGGATGTTGCCGGCGAGAATTGCGACTTAAACGAACTTAAGAAAACCCTTGACCTCGATTATATTTATGAAGTGCCCGCTCAGGAATCCGATAAGCTGACAAGCGAAATCGCCCGCAAAGCCGCCAAGGGGGAAAAAACAGGCGGAACCCGAATCATCGCTTTTGAAGAGCTAAAATTAAGGCTGCCGAATGAAGCGGATGATTTGACTATAAAGATCATTGACACCCCAAAATCGCGGCCTTGTTCTCTTAAAGAGCTCAAAAGCGTAATGGCGATTGAATACGCCATACCGATTTACGGCAGCAGCAATGAGATAAAAAAAATCCGCTGCGCCGGCAGGATAATTAACAAGGATTTCAGCATTATTGACCGGATACACGGACTTGTCTTTGAAAAACGGACATACAAGAACAAGCCGACCGGCACCGTTACTATTTTTCAGGACGATGTCCGAATTTCTACCAATGTACTGAATAACCAGAACAAACGGGCAATAGGAACCCGTGTCTCCCAGGAAGTTTACCAGAAAACCGTTCTCCAGGGCCGCAGCTTCCGCGACAGGGCCTTCGTGGTCACCGACTGGTATCTCACGCACTACGAACCGATAAAAAACATCAACGATGAAATAATAGGCATTCTGTATGTAGGCATTCTTGAAATGCCGTTTAATGACCTCAAACGAAATGTCTTGCTGGTCTTTGGCGGCGTAATTGTCCTGAGCGTTGCGCTTGCGTTTTTGCTTGCTTATTTCCTTGTAATGCGGGTTGTAACACCTGTAGAAAACCTGATCGAAGCCAAAAACCGGCTATCAGAAGGTGACTTAGAGCACAGGATATCTATAAAAAGCCACATCTGCGAGTTCAATCAGCTTTTCAACTCATTCAATCAAATGGCGGAAAAGGTTCACCAGAGAGACATAACTCTGCAATCTGCAAAAGAACGGGCAGAAGATTTGAACAGACGCTACGTTGACCTGCTGGGTTTTGTTTCACATGAGTTCAAAGGCATACTCTCCTCTGTAATACTCAACGTATATTCGCTGCGTCAGGGTCTGCTCGGGCCTGTAAGCCCTGTCCAGGAAACCACGCTTGATTCTATTGCCAACAACCTCGATTATCTCACCGGCACAGTTAAAAACTTCCTCAATCTGAGCCGGCTGGAGAACAACAGGCTCGAAACGCATAAGTCAAGGCTGCATATTAAGGCAAATCTCTTTGATGTCTCGCTGGAAGCCTTTTATTCGCAGATAAAAAAGAAAAACATCGAAGTCATCAACAACATCGAACCTGAAGCGGTTATCGAAGCTGATCCAAGCCTCATGCAGGTAGTAGCAAACAATCTGGTTAACAACGCCGTAAAATACGGCCGCGAAGACGGGAGAATCATTCTTTCGTCAAAACAAGACGGCAGTGAAACTGTTATAACGGTCTATAATGACGGGAAACCTATATCTGAAGAAGACATCGGAAAACTCTTCAAGAAATTTTCGCGGGTATTGTACGAAGGAATGGAAAAAATCAAGGGTTCGGGCATAGGACTCTTCATCACCAAAGAAATAATTGAAAAGCACGGCGGCCGAATATGGGTAGAGCCGGGCAAAAAAGGCAACTCATTTATTTTCACATTAAAAAGCTGA
- a CDS encoding NADH-dependent [FeFe] hydrogenase, group A6 → MTYKHFADSTSRAPEAQRSQRVTDVEKSGLGNLVTAYIDNIEVKVPMGTTILEAAKKVNIKIPTLCYHDDLCLAGVCRVCVVEVEGQKNLQASCSYPMFHTTKVKTYSPRVRRARHNILNLLLKNHYGECYSCERNNNCELQELAKEYNVIDYKFGHVQESRIPKDESSFSLVRDMDKCILCKRCVRTCIDLQEVGVLEAVNRGSKTQIQTYLNKPLADVICINCGQCVDRCPTGALTEKKELDKVWAAIDNPDMHVVIQTAPSPRAAIGEEFEIEAGHSCTKKLNTAIKRVGFDKVFDTNFTADLTIMEEGTELLLRLKSALVDKNPDVKLPLITSCSPGWVKFIEHFYPEKLDHLSTAKSPQQMFGTIVKTWYAEKHGIDPKSIFSVSLMPCTAKKYECARPEMYDSGSKDVDVALTTRELACMIRESGVDLPNLPESNFDDPLGVGSGAGLIFAATGGVMEAAMRTAYELVTGRELPFENLRMMPVRGEEGIKKAQLIIENTVEQWKFLEGAKLNVIVGHGTANAKRIMDMLCRGELDDCHFIEIMACPGGCLGGGGQPIPTNAAIRRARAAAIYNEEEHLEYRKSHENPIIKAIYDEYFTEGPCSHLSHKLLHTSYTKRGKKI, encoded by the coding sequence ATGACTTATAAACATTTTGCAGATTCAACCTCAAGAGCCCCCGAAGCTCAGCGTTCACAGCGTGTAACAGATGTTGAAAAAAGCGGGCTTGGCAACCTCGTTACAGCTTACATTGACAACATAGAAGTAAAAGTGCCCATGGGAACAACCATTCTCGAAGCGGCAAAGAAAGTAAACATAAAGATACCTACGCTCTGCTACCATGACGACCTTTGCCTGGCGGGTGTGTGCCGGGTGTGTGTGGTCGAGGTCGAAGGACAGAAAAACCTCCAGGCATCATGTTCCTACCCGATGTTTCACACGACAAAAGTAAAGACATACTCACCCCGTGTAAGACGGGCAAGACACAACATTCTCAACCTGCTGCTGAAAAACCATTACGGTGAATGCTATTCATGCGAACGCAACAACAACTGCGAGCTTCAGGAACTTGCCAAGGAATACAATGTCATTGATTATAAATTCGGTCATGTCCAGGAATCGAGAATCCCCAAAGATGAATCCAGTTTCTCGCTTGTTCGTGATATGGACAAATGCATTCTCTGCAAGAGATGCGTACGTACATGTATTGACCTCCAGGAGGTCGGCGTACTCGAAGCGGTCAACCGCGGTTCAAAAACGCAGATCCAGACCTATCTGAACAAACCGCTTGCTGATGTTATCTGCATAAACTGCGGTCAATGCGTTGACCGCTGCCCGACCGGCGCACTCACGGAGAAAAAGGAGCTTGATAAGGTATGGGCGGCTATTGACAATCCCGATATGCATGTTGTCATCCAGACCGCGCCGAGCCCGCGTGCCGCGATTGGCGAAGAATTTGAGATTGAAGCGGGACACAGCTGTACCAAAAAGCTCAATACAGCCATCAAACGCGTGGGTTTTGACAAGGTATTCGATACTAACTTTACCGCAGACCTGACAATAATGGAAGAAGGCACAGAGCTGCTTTTGAGACTCAAATCGGCACTTGTAGATAAAAACCCGGACGTAAAACTGCCTTTGATAACCTCCTGCTCACCGGGCTGGGTTAAATTTATTGAGCATTTCTATCCGGAAAAACTCGACCACCTCTCCACAGCCAAAAGCCCGCAGCAGATGTTTGGAACCATTGTTAAAACCTGGTATGCAGAGAAACACGGGATTGACCCGAAAAGCATTTTCAGCGTATCGCTTATGCCCTGTACCGCCAAAAAATACGAATGCGCCAGACCCGAGATGTACGATTCCGGCTCAAAAGATGTTGACGTGGCACTTACTACACGTGAGCTGGCTTGTATGATCAGGGAGAGCGGGGTGGACCTGCCGAATCTGCCTGAGTCTAATTTTGATGACCCTCTGGGAGTCGGTTCAGGTGCCGGACTGATATTCGCCGCTACCGGCGGTGTGATGGAAGCCGCGATGCGAACCGCCTATGAGCTTGTTACAGGACGGGAGCTGCCCTTCGAGAATCTGAGAATGATGCCTGTCAGGGGCGAAGAAGGCATAAAAAAGGCGCAGCTGATTATTGAAAACACTGTGGAACAATGGAAATTCCTCGAGGGCGCAAAACTCAATGTAATCGTAGGCCACGGCACTGCCAACGCAAAGAGAATTATGGATATGCTCTGCCGCGGCGAATTGGATGACTGTCACTTTATTGAGATAATGGCATGTCCGGGCGGATGCCTTGGCGGAGGCGGCCAGCCGATACCCACAAACGCCGCGATAAGGCGTGCCAGAGCTGCCGCGATTTACAACGAGGAAGAACACCTCGAATACCGTAAATCCCATGAAAATCCAATCATAAAAGCGATTTATGATGAATACTTCACTGAGGGACCATGCAGCCATCTCAGCCACAAACTGCTCCACACGTCGTACACCAAACGAGGTAAAAAAATATAA
- a CDS encoding complex I 51 kDa subunit family protein has product MTAERKGPVIFSPIGANDGLKRALELKRPDVLEMVRDSNLKGRGGAGFPTGVKWNLAATSVSDKKFVVCNADEGEPGTFKDRIILKEYPRLMFEGMIIGAYAIGAEKGFLYLRGEYKSFEPELNNILNKMRNEGTLGKNVCGKKGFNFDIELRHGVGAYICGEETALIESMEGNRGESRNRPPFPVNTGYEGHPTIVNNVETFAAITHIIAKGTNWFKAFGTENSAGSKLLSISGDCENPGVYEVEFGITIKEILDMVNAQQAIAVQVGGASGSCVAKKDFDRRICYEDLSTGGSFIVFGPGRNMLDVAQNFLEFFEDESCGQCTPCREGIPVLLECLEEIKNGTCSESYFYDIRSLCETMRIASKCGLGQSVPNAFLSILDNFKSDYALVPDAAAEELYR; this is encoded by the coding sequence ATGACAGCAGAAAGAAAAGGCCCGGTCATTTTCAGCCCGATAGGAGCAAACGACGGGCTTAAGCGGGCATTAGAGCTTAAGCGGCCTGATGTACTTGAAATGGTAAGAGACTCAAATCTCAAAGGAAGAGGAGGAGCGGGATTCCCTACCGGTGTAAAATGGAACCTCGCGGCAACAAGCGTTTCCGATAAAAAATTCGTAGTCTGCAATGCCGACGAGGGAGAACCGGGAACTTTCAAAGACAGAATAATACTAAAAGAATATCCAAGGCTGATGTTTGAAGGCATGATAATAGGAGCCTACGCAATCGGGGCGGAAAAAGGGTTTCTCTACCTCCGAGGTGAATACAAGTCGTTTGAACCGGAGCTCAATAACATTTTAAACAAAATGAGAAATGAGGGAACCCTGGGCAAAAATGTCTGCGGCAAAAAAGGCTTTAATTTTGATATAGAGCTTCGCCACGGAGTCGGCGCATATATATGCGGCGAGGAAACCGCACTGATTGAATCAATGGAAGGCAACCGCGGTGAGTCCCGCAACAGGCCCCCCTTTCCGGTTAACACCGGCTACGAGGGACATCCTACGATTGTAAACAACGTCGAAACATTCGCCGCTATAACACACATAATAGCCAAAGGGACAAACTGGTTCAAGGCATTCGGCACAGAAAACTCGGCAGGCTCAAAACTTTTGAGTATTTCCGGAGACTGCGAAAACCCCGGAGTTTATGAAGTTGAGTTCGGTATCACGATAAAAGAGATACTCGATATGGTCAACGCTCAGCAGGCAATCGCGGTACAGGTCGGCGGAGCCTCGGGCAGCTGTGTTGCGAAAAAAGACTTTGACAGGAGAATCTGCTACGAAGATCTTTCAACCGGAGGTTCATTTATTGTATTCGGCCCCGGGCGGAACATGCTCGATGTTGCGCAGAACTTTCTTGAATTCTTCGAAGATGAGTCATGCGGACAATGCACGCCGTGCCGCGAGGGGATACCCGTTTTGCTTGAATGTCTCGAAGAGATCAAAAACGGCACATGCAGCGAAAGTTATTTCTACGATATACGTTCACTTTGCGAGACTATGCGGATAGCTTCCAAATGCGGTCTCGGACAAAGTGTACCAAACGCGTTTCTATCAATACTTGATAACTTTAAATCAGATTACGCCCTGGTACCAGATGCCGCGGCAGAGGAGTTATATCGATGA
- the nuoE gene encoding NADH-quinone oxidoreductase subunit NuoE translates to MADKPKSRSQLLPLLQKVQEQEGYISDENMQKIADRLGIHPVEVYSVVSFYAFLSTKPQGKHIIRVSTCVPCMMAGADNVIKAFEKALGINAGQTTPDNKFTLEKTSCIGMCDQAPAVLIDDKLMGFVAPEKVSEILRELA, encoded by the coding sequence ATGGCAGATAAACCAAAATCACGTTCGCAGCTGCTTCCTCTTCTGCAGAAGGTCCAGGAGCAAGAAGGCTACATCTCTGATGAGAATATGCAGAAGATTGCAGACCGGCTGGGGATACACCCCGTAGAAGTCTATTCTGTGGTCAGTTTTTACGCGTTTCTCAGCACAAAGCCCCAGGGCAAACATATAATCCGTGTCAGCACCTGTGTCCCGTGCATGATGGCCGGTGCTGATAACGTAATAAAAGCCTTCGAAAAAGCCCTTGGAATCAATGCCGGCCAAACCACCCCTGATAATAAATTCACCCTTGAGAAGACAAGCTGCATCGGCATGTGCGACCAGGCGCCGGCAGTGCTGATTGACGACAAACTCATGGGCTTTGTTGCACCTGAAAAGGTAAGCGAAATACTCAGGGAACTCGCTTAA
- a CDS encoding response regulator transcription factor, with amino-acid sequence MAKILMVDDDRDFLEACKTILEHSGHSVCMASNVKEALERINSENPELIFLDIMMDLPDDGISLLHKLKREGLETPIVMLSAVGKVTGYNYGECSDVMPCDGFLAKPVNPQDLINRIEIVLGK; translated from the coding sequence ATGGCAAAAATTCTGATGGTAGATGACGACCGAGACTTCCTTGAAGCCTGCAAGACCATCCTCGAACACAGCGGACACAGCGTCTGCATGGCATCAAATGTAAAAGAAGCTCTTGAGCGAATCAATTCTGAAAACCCCGAGCTGATATTCCTGGATATTATGATGGATTTGCCTGATGACGGGATCTCTCTTCTGCATAAGCTCAAACGCGAGGGGCTTGAGACGCCGATAGTTATGCTCAGTGCCGTCGGAAAGGTCACAGGCTACAATTACGGCGAGTGCAGTGATGTTATGCCCTGCGACGGGTTTCTGGCAAAACCTGTAAATCCGCAGGATCTAATCAACAGAATTGAAATTGTATTAGGTAAGTAG
- a CDS encoding C10 family peptidase, translating to MSTCNRMFTACFILAALIPLSPADTVSPETARTAAKGWLKSSQTHLGCRLAQTPGEIFTEYGDSRTAIFHVINLIPDGFIYMSADDRLEPVIAFSQNGSFMGFASNELASIIKNDISKRLWAWQLNESYLKTAGTGRNPGKWDFLLYAGSTEAEKYSLENVDDVRVPPLTLSKWGQSEESSNPCYNYYTPYNYPSGCVATCMAQYIRYHQYPVQGIGTLPFSIEVDGAAQTVTTMGGDGSGGPYNYDSMPLDPDTSTPEYQRQAIGALLFDAGATVEMSYTEAESSADTKKAVDRLKSVFGYADGVYGVNSDSVISGAAVDMINSNIDAGYPVIISISRPDAGHAVLADGYGYNLSTMYHHLNMGWRGIDDLWYALPDIDAQYYQYDTVQRICYNMFPDKQGEIISGRVHYAGGVPIEGAAVTLEFPDTSTLQTTTGVNGIYAFAGIPSNTSYTLSAYAQGFAFIQQTAATGNSQDYLGTTGNLWGVDFAATNPTPPVAQTQQVHVESIDTALIKLKALDDGLPSPPGAVSYIVNSLPANGRLFDINNNMITALPYQLPSYSDTLTYAPCPTFGGENSFEFSADDGGTAPSGGRSQPQTVTINVDNLNTHEYPHNNYYGNWPIWTENKHARVQTIYTSTDIGDAGDINAIAFDLRQIPVQDIDALTIRIKETSRDYYSGPPYFETAGWTVVYSGFTEAAQTEGWWRIDFQNSFYYNGTSNLLIDVSISQAAAAAATQSMLKQEADTRVVFSYTDSETNPVNWSDSAAAGLGGLKVANGVPAIQFFKRYPVEPLSGDFDDDCFVGINDYIFMADSWLASPGMERYNPECNLSTQNSGINNSDFSIFQTNWLTDSLE from the coding sequence ATGAGCACCTGTAATCGTATGTTTACCGCATGTTTTATTCTGGCGGCGTTGATCCCCCTATCGCCGGCAGATACCGTATCACCGGAGACGGCCCGCACAGCGGCCAAAGGCTGGCTGAAATCGTCCCAAACCCATCTGGGCTGCCGGCTTGCCCAAACCCCGGGAGAAATATTCACCGAATACGGCGACAGCCGAACAGCGATCTTTCATGTCATTAACCTGATCCCGGATGGCTTTATTTATATGAGCGCTGATGACCGGCTTGAACCTGTTATCGCCTTCAGCCAAAACGGCAGTTTCATGGGATTCGCATCGAATGAATTAGCTTCTATCATCAAAAACGATATCTCTAAACGTCTTTGGGCATGGCAGTTAAACGAATCTTACCTCAAGACCGCCGGCACTGGCCGGAACCCGGGCAAATGGGATTTTCTGCTTTATGCAGGCAGCACAGAAGCCGAAAAATACAGCCTTGAGAATGTAGATGATGTCCGTGTGCCGCCACTGACGCTTTCCAAATGGGGCCAGAGCGAAGAGAGCTCCAACCCCTGCTACAACTACTATACACCGTACAACTACCCCTCCGGCTGTGTTGCCACCTGCATGGCACAGTACATACGTTACCACCAATACCCCGTCCAGGGCATCGGCACCCTCCCGTTCAGCATAGAGGTTGACGGCGCCGCCCAGACAGTAACAACCATGGGCGGAGACGGCTCCGGCGGCCCGTACAACTATGATTCAATGCCGCTGGATCCAGATACCTCGACGCCAGAATACCAGCGTCAGGCAATCGGGGCGTTGCTTTTTGACGCCGGCGCAACTGTAGAAATGAGCTATACAGAAGCTGAATCTTCGGCCGACACAAAAAAGGCCGTTGACCGGCTCAAATCTGTATTTGGTTATGCAGACGGAGTTTACGGCGTAAACAGTGATTCCGTTATATCGGGAGCGGCCGTTGATATGATCAACTCCAACATTGATGCGGGCTACCCCGTGATTATATCGATCAGCCGCCCCGACGCCGGCCACGCGGTACTGGCCGACGGCTACGGATACAACCTCTCAACAATGTACCACCACCTTAACATGGGCTGGCGGGGCATTGACGACCTGTGGTATGCCCTGCCCGACATTGACGCTCAATACTACCAGTACGATACTGTTCAAAGAATTTGCTATAATATGTTTCCCGACAAACAGGGAGAAATAATCAGCGGGCGTGTACATTACGCCGGCGGTGTCCCGATCGAGGGAGCGGCCGTAACTTTAGAATTTCCAGACACTTCTACATTACAAACCACAACCGGCGTAAATGGCATATACGCCTTTGCCGGTATTCCATCAAACACGAGTTATACATTGAGTGCCTACGCCCAGGGTTTTGCTTTTATACAGCAGACAGCGGCTACCGGAAATTCTCAGGACTACCTTGGCACTACGGGCAATCTCTGGGGGGTTGATTTCGCGGCGACAAACCCCACTCCGCCGGTCGCGCAGACCCAACAGGTACATGTTGAATCGATAGACACCGCACTGATAAAGCTCAAGGCACTTGATGACGGCCTGCCCAGCCCGCCCGGGGCAGTCAGTTACATTGTGAATTCACTGCCCGCCAACGGCAGGCTTTTTGATATCAACAATAATATGATAACAGCCCTCCCGTACCAGCTGCCCTCATACAGCGACACACTCACCTATGCGCCCTGCCCTACTTTTGGCGGGGAAAATTCCTTTGAATTCTCGGCAGACGACGGCGGCACAGCCCCCTCAGGCGGCCGGTCCCAGCCGCAGACGGTAACGATAAACGTTGACAATCTCAATACTCACGAATACCCGCACAACAACTACTACGGCAACTGGCCGATATGGACAGAAAACAAACATGCCAGAGTACAGACAATCTATACATCGACAGATATTGGAGACGCAGGGGATATAAACGCCATCGCTTTTGACCTAAGGCAGATACCTGTACAGGATATAGATGCACTTACCATAAGAATCAAAGAAACTTCTCGTGATTACTATTCAGGCCCGCCCTACTTTGAAACTGCCGGCTGGACTGTTGTTTACAGCGGTTTCACAGAAGCCGCGCAGACAGAGGGTTGGTGGAGAATCGATTTCCAGAACAGCTTCTACTACAACGGCACATCAAATCTGCTTATAGATGTCTCAATCTCGCAGGCCGCCGCTGCCGCCGCCACTCAAAGCATGTTAAAACAAGAAGCCGACACTCGAGTGGTTTTCTCCTACACTGACAGCGAAACCAATCCCGTCAACTGGAGCGACTCTGCCGCTGCCGGACTTGGCGGACTTAAGGTAGCAAATGGAGTTCCTGCAATCCAGTTTTTCAAACGATACCCCGTAGAACCGCTGAGCGGAGACTTTGACGATGACTGTTTTGTAGGCATCAATGATTACATATTTATGGCGGATTCCTGGCTTGCTTCACCCGGAATGGAAAGGTATAACCCCGAATGCAACCTCAGCACGCAAAACAGCGGCATAAATAATTCTGATTTCTCAATATTCCAAACGAACTGGCTGACAGACAGCCTCGAATGA
- a CDS encoding PEGA domain-containing protein, translated as MRNCIILAGFAFVCVFAGGCIERELTVNTRPEGAKVVLNDEEIGISPVTVSFNWYGTYKVDITKKGYESINTSKKLKRPREDYFPFDLFADIFSKPGTVRSYTWDFELSAYQPPQRQEIINRADQMKTMAQDSIGDTSD; from the coding sequence ATGAGGAATTGTATAATATTAGCGGGTTTTGCCTTTGTATGCGTTTTTGCAGGCGGCTGCATTGAGCGTGAGCTTACTGTTAACACGCGGCCCGAAGGCGCAAAGGTGGTACTTAACGATGAGGAGATAGGCATTTCTCCTGTGACTGTATCTTTCAACTGGTACGGCACTTACAAAGTTGATATAACAAAGAAAGGCTATGAAAGCATAAATACTTCAAAGAAGCTCAAGAGGCCGCGAGAGGATTATTTTCCGTTTGATCTATTTGCCGATATTTTTTCAAAGCCAGGCACAGTAAGAAGTTATACTTGGGATTTTGAGCTTTCTGCTTATCAGCCGCCGCAAAGGCAGGAAATTATCAACAGAGCCGACCAGATGAAGACAATGGCACAGGACTCCATCGGCGATACTTCCGATTAG
- a CDS encoding serine/threonine protein kinase produces the protein MTNDVVNLPGYSIIRKIGTGARTVIYLANQESDNTQVALKRAVLETADDNRIFEQIKTEHMVAGKIDDPYIRKTYKIIRRRKKIVKVNEMYMVMEYVDGKPLEDCHSLSLVDILLIFRMAAVGLRSMHMSGFVHCDIKPNNILLLANGYVKIIDLGQSCEIGTIKKRVQGTPDFIAPEQVRKLPMGPKTDVFNLGATMYWALTGKNVPTLINQQSDLGSIARRKEYLAPHQIYKQIPLGVSNFVMQCVREEMQERPATMNEFISRIETFIHSIMNKRKAKNG, from the coding sequence ATGACAAATGATGTTGTAAATCTGCCGGGTTATTCAATAATCCGTAAAATAGGTACGGGCGCTCGTACTGTCATATATCTTGCGAATCAGGAGAGTGACAATACGCAGGTGGCTTTGAAAAGAGCGGTTTTGGAAACCGCCGACGATAATCGTATCTTCGAGCAGATCAAGACAGAGCACATGGTTGCCGGAAAGATAGATGATCCGTATATTCGCAAGACTTACAAGATTATCCGCAGACGCAAGAAAATCGTCAAAGTCAACGAAATGTATATGGTAATGGAATATGTTGACGGCAAGCCTCTGGAGGATTGCCATTCGTTAAGTCTGGTGGATATCCTGCTTATATTCCGTATGGCGGCAGTGGGCCTGCGTTCAATGCACATGAGCGGTTTTGTACATTGTGATATAAAGCCAAACAACATCCTGCTTCTTGCAAACGGCTATGTCAAGATAATAGACCTTGGCCAGAGCTGTGAGATAGGCACGATTAAAAAACGTGTCCAGGGCACACCGGATTTTATTGCGCCTGAGCAGGTACGCAAACTGCCGATGGGGCCCAAAACCGACGTGTTTAATCTTGGTGCCACTATGTATTGGGCCCTGACCGGCAAGAATGTCCCTACGCTCATAAATCAGCAGAGCGACCTTGGTTCGATTGCCCGGCGCAAAGAATACCTGGCGCCGCACCAGATTTACAAACAAATTCCGCTGGGTGTGTCCAATTTTGTGATGCAGTGCGTTCGGGAAGAAATGCAGGAAAGACCTGCGACGATGAATGAATTTATATCCAGAATCGAAACGTTTATACACAGTATCATGAATAAACGGAAAGCAAAAAATGGTTGA
- a CDS encoding metallophosphoesterase — translation MVDAVALYRQAASCNRNDKYRKGNVVYLPPHGRLIVSGDLHGNRCNFRDILNYADLEANPDTHLILQEIVHGGPSDEMGGCLSFQLVLRAAQLKCRFPEQVHFLMGNHDMSVMLDSEVLKDGKEMNESMKNAIDRKYGEDAEMVVLQMKQFLFSQPLAIRTSDDIFMSHSLPADRFVDSFDPEVLERRLQLEDMRRPNSAYLLCWGRNQSEETVNKMAQMLNARFFILGHQRQKDGFSRHGSRAVIIASDHYNGVIADIDLEKENTMEDVIRSIKFISCLE, via the coding sequence ATGGTTGATGCTGTTGCGCTATACCGACAGGCCGCATCATGCAATCGCAACGACAAATACCGCAAGGGTAATGTTGTGTATCTGCCCCCGCACGGCAGGCTGATTGTTTCCGGCGATCTGCATGGCAACAGATGCAATTTTAGGGATATCCTCAATTACGCCGATTTAGAGGCTAACCCCGATACCCACCTGATTTTACAGGAAATTGTGCACGGCGGCCCGTCTGACGAGATGGGAGGCTGTCTCTCGTTTCAGCTTGTTCTAAGGGCGGCGCAGCTCAAATGCAGGTTCCCCGAGCAGGTTCACTTCCTGATGGGCAACCATGATATGTCTGTTATGCTGGACTCCGAGGTGCTCAAAGACGGCAAGGAAATGAACGAATCGATGAAAAACGCCATCGACCGAAAATACGGCGAAGACGCGGAGATGGTAGTTCTCCAGATGAAACAGTTCCTCTTCTCTCAGCCGCTGGCTATTCGTACTTCGGACGATATATTTATGAGCCATTCACTGCCGGCGGACAGGTTTGTTGACAGCTTTGACCCGGAAGTGCTTGAGCGGCGGCTGCAGCTTGAAGATATGCGGAGGCCCAATTCGGCATATCTGCTCTGCTGGGGCAGGAACCAGAGCGAAGAAACTGTAAACAAAATGGCTCAAATGCTCAATGCCAGGTTTTTTATACTTGGCCATCAGAGACAGAAGGACGGATTCAGCCGGCACGGAAGCAGGGCGGTAATAATCGCTTCAGACCATTATAACGGCGTCATAGCCGACATTGATCTGGAAAAAGAGAACACCATGGAAGATGTTATCAGGTCTATCAAATTTATTTCCTGCTTGGAATAA